Proteins encoded by one window of bacterium:
- the ftcD gene encoding glutamate formimidoyltransferase yields the protein MQQIIECVPNFSEGRDAEVIGQITDAAARVEGVALLDVDPGRATNRTVVTFAGAPEAVVEAAVQAARVAAELIDMRQHHGEHPRFGALDVCPLVPVSGITMAETVEWARKLAKRLGEEVGLTVYCYESAALSENRRNLATVRAGEYEGLERRLSGSEWRPDFGPGEFKPRSGATAVGARDFLVAYNINLNTTSSRRANAIAFDVRERGRVERKGHPLTGEIVRDDNGEAVYTPGTLKAVKAIGWYIEEYGIAQISMNLTDVKTTPIHVAFDEVCARARARGIRVTGSELVGLVPLKAMLDAGRYYLEKQQMSLGVPDSEIIRIAVKSLGLDDLKPFDPAEKIIEYRLGTLLPAAPKLVEKTVVGFTEETASESPAPGGGSVSAGVGALGAALGTMVANLSAHKRGWDERWEEFSIWAVNGKLTYAALLELVDRDTEAFNAVIAAHRLPKGSESEREHRDAAVQTAARQAMEVPLEVMGKAVESMPLLKAMAESGNPASASDAGVGALCARAAVRGAYLNVRINASALEDQSLAADLIARGKSLEDQAAELEAEILAIVADKL from the coding sequence ATGCAGCAGATCATCGAATGCGTTCCGAACTTCAGCGAGGGGCGCGACGCGGAGGTCATCGGTCAGATCACCGATGCCGCCGCGCGGGTCGAGGGTGTCGCCCTTCTGGATGTAGATCCGGGGCGGGCCACTAACCGGACCGTGGTGACGTTTGCGGGGGCGCCCGAGGCTGTGGTCGAGGCCGCGGTTCAGGCGGCGCGGGTGGCGGCCGAGTTGATCGACATGCGGCAGCACCACGGTGAACACCCGCGGTTCGGAGCTCTCGATGTCTGTCCATTGGTGCCGGTCAGCGGCATCACCATGGCAGAGACCGTCGAGTGGGCCCGCAAGCTGGCCAAGCGGCTGGGAGAGGAGGTCGGCCTCACGGTCTATTGTTACGAGAGCGCGGCGCTGTCCGAGAATCGAAGAAACCTGGCGACGGTTCGAGCCGGCGAGTACGAGGGCCTCGAGCGCAGACTGTCCGGCAGCGAATGGCGTCCGGATTTCGGCCCCGGCGAGTTCAAGCCGCGGTCGGGGGCCACCGCCGTCGGCGCGCGAGACTTCCTGGTCGCCTACAACATCAACCTCAACACGACCTCCTCCCGGCGAGCCAATGCGATTGCCTTCGACGTGCGCGAACGAGGCCGGGTCGAGAGAAAGGGCCATCCGCTGACCGGCGAGATCGTCCGAGACGACAACGGCGAGGCGGTCTACACCCCGGGCACCCTCAAGGCGGTCAAGGCGATCGGTTGGTACATCGAGGAGTACGGAATCGCGCAGATATCGATGAACCTGACCGACGTCAAGACGACGCCGATCCATGTCGCGTTCGATGAGGTCTGCGCGCGGGCCCGAGCCAGGGGGATTCGAGTCACCGGCTCTGAGCTGGTCGGACTGGTGCCTCTCAAGGCCATGCTCGACGCGGGCCGGTACTACCTCGAGAAGCAACAGATGTCACTGGGCGTTCCCGACAGCGAGATCATCAGGATCGCGGTGAAGTCTCTTGGGCTCGACGATTTGAAGCCCTTCGATCCCGCCGAGAAGATCATCGAGTATCGGCTCGGTACGCTCCTTCCCGCGGCGCCGAAGCTGGTCGAGAAGACCGTCGTCGGGTTCACGGAAGAGACCGCTTCCGAGTCTCCTGCTCCGGGCGGCGGGTCGGTTTCGGCCGGTGTCGGGGCGCTGGGCGCGGCACTCGGCACGATGGTCGCCAACCTGTCCGCCCACAAGCGCGGCTGGGACGAGCGTTGGGAGGAGTTCTCGATTTGGGCCGTGAACGGCAAGCTAACCTACGCGGCTCTGCTCGAGTTGGTCGACCGGGACACCGAGGCTTTCAACGCGGTGATCGCCGCCCACCGTCTGCCCAAGGGTTCGGAGTCCGAACGAGAGCACCGCGACGCAGCCGTCCAGACGGCGGCACGGCAGGCGATGGAGGTTCCTCTCGAAGTCATGGGAAAGGCGGTCGAGTCGATGCCCTTGCTCAAGGCCATGGCCGAGTCGGGCAATCCGGCCTCGGCGTCCGATGCCGGGGTCGGCGCGCTGTGTGCGCGCGCCGCGGTGCGAGGCGCGTATTTGAACGTCAGGATCAACGCGAGCGCTTTGGAGGACCAATCCCTGGCAGCCGATCTGATCGCGCGCGGCAAAAGCCTCGAAGACCAGGCCGCCGAGCTCGAGGCCGAGATCCTGGCGATTGTCGCCGACAAGCTCTAG
- a CDS encoding SOS response-associated peptidase, with translation MCGRYTLTSPHDVVAEYFDTGTAPELPARYNLAPSQESIIVAPVERSGRQALLAHWGFTLPRAGKSRLVINARSEDLEHRPAFRESFAKKRCLVPANGFFEWTKIGRTRQPYYFTSRESPLLAFAGLWTEDASARLSYVVLTTVANDIVGRIHPRMPVILGRNHQADWLHPGRLSESSARAIFQPWPAGDTCSEAVGIRVNDVVCDEPDCIKPLAGPVDLFTN, from the coding sequence ATGTGCGGACGCTACACCCTGACTTCTCCTCACGACGTGGTCGCGGAGTACTTCGATACGGGCACAGCGCCGGAGCTGCCCGCTCGTTACAACCTGGCTCCGTCTCAGGAATCGATCATCGTCGCGCCGGTGGAGCGAAGCGGCCGGCAAGCTCTGCTTGCGCACTGGGGATTCACGCTCCCCCGAGCCGGAAAGAGTCGGCTGGTGATCAACGCCCGCTCCGAGGATCTCGAGCACCGGCCGGCGTTCAGGGAGAGCTTCGCCAAGAAGCGCTGTCTGGTGCCCGCCAACGGCTTCTTCGAATGGACCAAGATCGGTCGGACCAGGCAGCCCTACTACTTCACCTCGCGCGAATCGCCGCTGCTCGCGTTCGCCGGTCTCTGGACCGAGGATGCGTCCGCCCGGCTGTCCTACGTCGTCCTTACGACCGTGGCCAACGACATCGTGGGCCGGATTCACCCCCGAATGCCGGTCATCCTGGGCAGGAATCACCAGGCCGATTGGCTTCATCCCGGCCGCCTTTCCGAGTCTTCCGCCCGCGCCATATTCCAGCCCTGGCCGGCCGGCGACACGTGCTCTGAGGCGGTCGGAATCAGGGTCAACGATGTGGTTTGCGACGAGCCCGATTGCATCAAACCGCTCGCGGGCCCGGTTGACCTCTTTACGAATTAA
- a CDS encoding response regulator transcription factor, translated as MSDNLLEQQKDRKQRILAIDDDPEVLELITATLEDAGYEVMTSETAEMALNLMNDEGLPHLAVIDIRLPGLDGLSLCQRIHDISDVPVIMLTVVDDEDTVVKTIEQYADDYMIKPFNPAELAARVGRILKRIGDFSYTMQAMIVIDENLSVDFVRQKAIINGRPLALTPTETKLLYILMQNAGKTVLTSYILARVWPNQSADENTLRVHIHRLRQKIEVAPSRPRYIVTERGAGYSFIDPKEAASGSL; from the coding sequence ATGTCAGACAACCTCCTCGAGCAGCAGAAAGACCGAAAGCAGCGCATTCTGGCCATCGACGACGATCCGGAAGTGCTGGAGCTGATCACCGCTACTCTCGAAGACGCCGGCTACGAGGTGATGACCTCGGAAACCGCGGAGATGGCCCTCAATCTGATGAACGACGAGGGGCTTCCTCACCTGGCGGTCATCGACATTCGCCTGCCAGGCCTGGATGGACTCTCGCTCTGCCAGCGAATCCATGACATCAGCGACGTCCCGGTGATCATGCTGACAGTGGTCGACGACGAAGACACCGTGGTCAAGACGATCGAGCAATACGCCGACGACTACATGATCAAACCGTTCAATCCAGCCGAGCTGGCCGCCAGAGTCGGGCGCATCCTCAAGCGAATCGGCGACTTCTCGTACACGATGCAAGCCATGATCGTCATCGACGAGAATCTGTCGGTCGACTTCGTACGACAGAAGGCGATCATCAACGGCAGGCCGCTCGCGCTCACGCCCACCGAGACCAAGCTGCTCTACATCCTGATGCAGAACGCCGGCAAGACGGTCTTGACCAGCTACATCCTGGCCCGGGTCTGGCCCAATCAGAGCGCCGACGAGAACACGCTGCGAGTTCACATCCATCGGTTGCGCCAAAAGATCGAGGTGGCGCCCAGCCGGCCGCGCTACATCGTCACCGAGCGCGGCGCCGGCTACAGCTTCATCGATCCCAAGGAAGCCGCG